From one Saprospiraceae bacterium genomic stretch:
- a CDS encoding nuclear transport factor 2 family protein — translation MNIRLFFSVILLALLSQHVLAQTKDEKAILAVLRQEEKAWSSGDVEAYVELYAPLDSTRMILKKGAAMGKENILAFYKKYWPKEKMGTLTLDGEQLERISKKFYYVTGYFHVKYQDGKMQDGRYSSLMIKLRGRWYLYTDHSS, via the coding sequence ATGAATATCAGATTATTTTTTTCTGTCATCCTGTTAGCCCTATTGTCCCAACATGTTCTGGCTCAAACTAAAGATGAAAAAGCCATCCTGGCAGTATTGCGTCAGGAAGAAAAAGCCTGGAGCAGTGGCGATGTAGAAGCTTACGTAGAACTGTATGCACCCCTGGACTCGACGCGGATGATTTTAAAAAAAGGAGCTGCTATGGGTAAAGAGAATATCCTGGCATTCTATAAAAAGTATTGGCCCAAAGAAAAAATGGGTACACTCACCCTTGATGGAGAACAGCTGGAGCGGATATCAAAGAAATTTTATTATGTCACGGGTTATTTCCATGTAAAATATCAGGATGGTAAAATGCAGGATGGGCGCTATTCCAGTTTGATGATTAAGCTACGAGGTCGATGGTACTTATATACAGATCACTCCAGTTAG
- a CDS encoding amidohydrolase family protein: MKKILIIYLFQIIALALTGQNIPVPGTAFIGVNIIDPGTKKIIKDQTVYIEQSFIKQVGKSSEVVLPNNAIRVEARGKYLMPGLAEMHAHTPVPDSTGDYTLLRQTLFLYFANGITTIRGMLGQPFHLAIKQELFMRNLSNATPDLMFTSSPSLNGNTVPDIATAERLVREYKSKGYHFLKIHPGIKRQVYDAIVRTAREVGIDFAGHVPVEVGIVHALESGQKTIDHLDGYIEAMAPPLADLNQNGFFGFNVTDQVDLKKLKSLVQLTRKSKAWLVPTQSLFTRWFSPEDPNKMINEKEISYMPARTRYSWLQSKTSLLKNELYTQDRYNRFLAIRKKILHAMYKGKVNLLLGSDAPQVMNVPGFSIHHEMKTWSEAGIPNWAILQAGTSSVARFFDVQSYSGSIASGKYANLILLDKNPVKDIQNIDSISGVMATGKYYSKQMIEDRLLSIAKTNE; this comes from the coding sequence ATGAAAAAGATATTGATCATTTATCTTTTCCAAATTATTGCTTTGGCTCTAACTGGTCAGAATATACCTGTACCGGGCACTGCATTCATTGGGGTAAACATCATCGATCCTGGTACAAAAAAAATCATCAAAGATCAAACCGTATATATAGAACAAAGCTTCATCAAACAGGTGGGCAAATCATCAGAGGTAGTATTGCCCAACAATGCCATTCGCGTGGAGGCTCGAGGCAAATACCTGATGCCAGGTCTGGCTGAAATGCATGCCCATACTCCGGTACCTGATTCGACAGGGGATTATACGCTGCTCCGTCAGACCTTGTTTTTATATTTTGCCAATGGCATCACTACCATACGCGGTATGTTGGGTCAGCCCTTTCATTTAGCGATAAAACAAGAATTATTTATGCGGAATCTATCCAACGCTACTCCTGATTTAATGTTTACTTCGAGCCCATCACTCAATGGCAATACGGTGCCTGATATAGCCACTGCAGAAAGACTCGTACGAGAATACAAATCAAAGGGATATCATTTTCTCAAAATTCATCCCGGTATCAAGAGGCAGGTTTACGATGCCATCGTGCGTACTGCCAGAGAAGTGGGGATTGATTTTGCAGGCCACGTACCAGTAGAAGTAGGCATTGTACACGCGCTGGAATCAGGTCAAAAAACGATCGATCATCTCGATGGATACATTGAAGCGATGGCGCCACCGCTGGCAGATCTCAACCAAAATGGTTTCTTTGGATTTAATGTAACAGACCAGGTAGATCTCAAAAAACTCAAATCTTTGGTCCAACTAACCCGTAAAAGCAAAGCCTGGCTGGTACCGACTCAATCCTTATTTACCCGATGGTTTTCGCCCGAGGATCCCAACAAAATGATCAATGAAAAAGAAATCTCTTATATGCCCGCCAGGACCAGATACTCCTGGTTGCAAAGCAAAACCAGTCTGTTGAAAAATGAACTGTATACTCAAGATCGATACAATCGGTTTTTAGCTATAAGAAAAAAAATCCTTCATGCGATGTACAAAGGAAAAGTTAATCTCTTGCTGGGTTCAGACGCACCACAAGTGATGAATGTACCAGGTTTTTCCATCCATCACGAGATGAAGACCTGGTCAGAAGCCGGCATCCCCAATTGGGCAATATTGCAGGCAGGGACTTCCAGTGTCGCCAGGTTTTTTGATGTACAATCCTATAGCGGATCTATAGCTTCTGGCAAATACGCCAATTTGATATTACTTGATAAAAATCCAGTAAAAGATATTCAAAACATTGATTCAATATCCGGGGTGATGGCCACAGGAAAATATTATTCAAAACAAATGATTGAAGATCGACTATTGTCTATTGCCAAGACAAATGAATAA
- a CDS encoding YkgJ family cysteine cluster protein, with amino-acid sequence MDPTLVKNKYDKNKTAYKKYLSVADIKKAIPHLQKISDLAYQKTDCLTCAACCKNYSPRFKAPDIKRISKYLGVSEKELMDRYLHRDEDGDYVLNTKPCTFLDEQNKCTIYEVRPSDCHRFPYVDEDVFLKRKELTLKNASFCPIAQDTLDQLMKL; translated from the coding sequence ATGGACCCAACGCTGGTTAAGAATAAGTACGATAAAAATAAAACTGCTTATAAAAAATACCTGTCTGTGGCAGATATTAAAAAAGCTATTCCTCATTTGCAGAAGATATCAGATCTGGCCTATCAAAAAACTGACTGTCTCACTTGTGCTGCTTGCTGTAAAAACTATAGTCCGAGATTTAAAGCTCCTGATATCAAGCGGATCAGCAAATACCTGGGCGTGTCCGAGAAGGAACTCATGGATCGGTATTTGCACCGCGATGAAGATGGCGATTATGTGCTGAATACCAAACCGTGTACGTTTTTAGATGAACAGAATAAATGTACGATTTATGAAGTGAGGCCTTCAGACTGTCATCGGTTTCCTTATGTGGACGAAGATGTGTTTTTGAAGAGAAAAGAACTCACCTTAAAAAATGCTTCGTTCTGCCCGATCGCTCAGGACACCTTGGATCAATTGATGAAGCTGTGA
- a CDS encoding DM13 domain-containing protein translates to MKTIFAIMFLGLLSISCNKPLEEGSGDIPTDLTVISQGSFSGAAHPTTGTVKLSKDTAGKKYLVFENFSTDAGPDIRIWIAEDKSANNYTELSKTVFTGSFKIDVPAELDTTKKSYVLIWCKAFAVLFGSAQLK, encoded by the coding sequence ATGAAAACAATCTTTGCAATCATGTTTCTTGGCCTTTTAAGTATAAGCTGCAATAAACCACTGGAAGAAGGCAGTGGAGATATACCTACTGACTTGACAGTGATCTCTCAGGGCAGTTTTAGTGGTGCAGCTCACCCAACCACAGGGACAGTAAAACTTTCAAAAGATACTGCCGGCAAAAAATACCTGGTCTTTGAAAATTTTTCTACCGACGCAGGACCTGATATACGGATCTGGATAGCAGAAGACAAGTCTGCCAATAACTATACCGAATTGTCCAAAACTGTATTTACAGGCTCTTTTAAAATCGATGTGCCAGCCGAATTGGATACTACCAAGAAGTCTTATGTATTGATCTGGTGCAAGGCATTCGCGGTGTTGTTTGGCAGCGCACAATTGAAATAA
- a CDS encoding gluconate transporter, which yields MMIFTVVLILLVLVLLITWAKVHPFLSFLIVSILAALFLGVNPANIGKSLEKGIGGILGSVFSVIILGAMLGKVIASSGAAQRISESLVALFGKKYLPWALALTGFIVGIPLFYNVGFILLIPLIYSLGQRYQLPLVYLAVALCASLSVTHGFLPPHPSPTALVPMMHADLGKTLVYGLIASIPVILVAGPLFAMTVRNIKGEPLASLKVKIFEAHEMPSSIKSYVAALLPVIMLAMGTWFTNIFEKDTVSFKVASLLSDANIVMLVSLFVAYYLLGMSRGEKLSKLIPEGIEAAKDVFPILMIVAGAGVLKEIFTVAGLSDQIGNLVKTSSFSPLITGWFIAAVIRLSLGSATVAGLTAAGIIAPGIDPSLVDPNLMVLAIGAGSLMFSHVNDTGFWMFKEYFNLNIKDTIKSWSLMETVVSVVGLGVVLIIDLFV from the coding sequence ATTATGATTTTTACTGTAGTCCTTATCCTGCTTGTGTTGGTATTACTGATCACCTGGGCCAAAGTACATCCTTTTCTTTCTTTTCTGATCGTGTCCATATTAGCAGCCTTGTTTCTGGGTGTGAATCCTGCCAATATCGGTAAGTCTCTGGAGAAAGGTATTGGAGGAATACTTGGATCAGTATTTTCAGTGATCATCCTTGGAGCTATGCTCGGTAAAGTGATCGCCTCGAGTGGTGCTGCTCAACGCATTTCGGAATCTCTTGTGGCTTTGTTTGGAAAAAAATATCTTCCCTGGGCTTTGGCACTGACAGGATTTATAGTCGGCATCCCTCTTTTTTACAATGTTGGATTTATATTATTGATACCCTTGATTTATTCTCTTGGCCAGCGATATCAGTTACCCCTGGTTTACCTTGCAGTGGCTTTGTGTGCTTCGCTCTCCGTGACACATGGATTTTTACCGCCTCACCCTTCTCCGACCGCCCTGGTGCCGATGATGCATGCTGATCTGGGCAAGACCCTGGTATATGGTTTGATCGCCTCGATACCCGTCATATTGGTTGCAGGACCATTGTTTGCGATGACTGTGCGGAATATAAAAGGAGAACCACTAGCCAGTCTTAAAGTGAAGATCTTTGAAGCTCATGAAATGCCTTCGTCCATAAAAAGTTATGTCGCCGCATTGCTGCCGGTGATTATGTTGGCGATGGGCACCTGGTTCACTAATATTTTCGAAAAAGATACCGTATCGTTTAAGGTGGCTTCCTTGCTTTCCGACGCTAATATTGTGATGTTGGTATCCTTGTTTGTCGCTTATTATTTATTGGGCATGTCTCGTGGAGAAAAATTAAGCAAATTAATCCCTGAGGGTATCGAGGCAGCCAAAGATGTGTTTCCCATATTAATGATCGTGGCCGGAGCTGGTGTGCTCAAGGAAATATTTACCGTCGCAGGGCTCAGTGATCAGATAGGCAATCTAGTCAAGACTTCGTCTTTTTCTCCACTGATTACAGGATGGTTTATAGCAGCTGTGATACGGCTGAGCCTGGGTAGTGCCACTGTGGCAGGGTTGACGGCTGCCGGGATCATAGCTCCAGGTATCGATCCTTCCCTGGTCGATCCTAACCTGATGGTGCTGGCTATTGGCGCTGGCAGCCTGATGTTTTCCCATGTCAATGATACCGGGTTCTGGATGTTCAAAGAATATTTTAATCTTAATATCAAGGATACCATCAAATCCTGGTCGCTCATGGAGACGGTCGTGAGCGTCGTCGGCCTTGGCGTGGTATTGATCATAGACTTATTTGTATAA
- a CDS encoding SDR family oxidoreductase encodes MNKYALVTGAGSGIGRDVSITLLKNGFHVILTGRNETSLRESVSLAHEAGDHALVIPSDITQPDSVIQLFGRIKAECGRLDLLFNNAGTNTKGLLEDISYEAWRQVIDTNLTGSFLCTQQAFLLMKSQEPQGGRIINNGSISAAVPRPNSAPYTASKHAITGLTRSTSLDGRKYNIACGQIDIGNVDTTMAATMKTGMPQADGSIKIEPTFDVRHVSEAVLYMASLPLDTNVQFMTVMATNMPYIGRG; translated from the coding sequence ATGAATAAATATGCACTCGTCACAGGCGCCGGATCCGGCATCGGCAGAGATGTCAGCATCACCTTATTAAAAAACGGTTTTCATGTGATCCTCACCGGAAGAAACGAAACTTCACTTCGTGAATCGGTCTCGCTCGCGCACGAAGCAGGTGATCATGCCCTGGTCATCCCTTCGGATATCACCCAGCCTGATTCAGTGATCCAATTGTTTGGGCGCATTAAGGCTGAGTGTGGCCGTCTTGATCTGTTGTTTAACAATGCCGGTACCAATACCAAAGGTCTGCTGGAAGATATCTCGTATGAAGCCTGGCGACAAGTGATCGATACCAATCTGACCGGATCATTTCTATGCACTCAACAGGCATTCTTATTGATGAAATCACAAGAACCACAAGGAGGAAGAATCATCAACAATGGATCAATCTCAGCCGCAGTACCGAGACCTAACTCTGCACCTTATACCGCTTCTAAACATGCCATTACCGGACTCACCCGGTCCACCTCCCTCGATGGGCGAAAATACAATATAGCCTGTGGTCAGATCGACATAGGCAATGTAGACACGACGATGGCTGCCACAATGAAGACTGGCATGCCCCAGGCTGATGGATCGATTAAAATAGAGCCAACTTTTGATGTCAGGCATGTTTCGGAGGCTGTCTTATACATGGCTTCGCTGCCACTGGATACCAATGTGCAGTTTATGACAGTGATGGCGACGAATATGCCTTATATCGGTAGGGGGTGA
- a CDS encoding DUF4440 domain-containing protein codes for MALVVPVSSTGQNYGQRDAKAITTLIDHYTLSRDTKDSTLLKSILTDDIDQLVSSGEWRIGVEVAVKGMMRSSESNPGSRKIIIDKIKYLTNSAAVVDARYEIQNADGSIRKMWSTFIVVSEKRHWRISAIRNMLPAGS; via the coding sequence ATGGCATTGGTTGTCCCGGTATCTTCTACGGGACAAAACTACGGCCAAAGGGACGCCAAAGCCATCACTACCCTGATCGATCATTACACCCTCTCCAGAGATACCAAAGACTCTACCTTGCTCAAAAGCATATTGACCGATGATATTGATCAATTGGTATCATCCGGCGAATGGAGGATAGGCGTAGAGGTAGCGGTAAAAGGAATGATGAGGAGCTCTGAAAGCAACCCGGGATCCCGTAAGATCATTATCGATAAAATAAAATACCTTACTAACTCCGCTGCAGTCGTCGACGCCCGGTATGAAATCCAAAACGCGGATGGATCTATCAGAAAGATGTGGAGCACTTTTATTGTGGTCAGTGAAAAGCGCCACTGGAGAATCTCTGCTATAAGAAATATGTTGCCGGCAGGAAGCTGA
- a CDS encoding DUF1801 domain-containing protein: MVDSLHDFYLDKEEPNKSCMLALRSIILDQDSNIIETRKWGMPCFCYKKKMFCYLWTDKKTDGPYILMVEGRHLDHPKLEAGDRAKMKIFRVNPNKDLPVKTIETILQAALDLYRTGIIKL, translated from the coding sequence ATGGTTGACAGTCTTCACGACTTCTATTTGGATAAAGAAGAGCCAAACAAGAGTTGTATGCTTGCATTACGCAGTATTATCCTTGACCAAGACTCCAATATCATTGAAACCAGGAAATGGGGAATGCCATGCTTCTGTTATAAGAAAAAGATGTTTTGTTACTTGTGGACTGATAAAAAAACGGACGGACCTTATATACTCATGGTTGAAGGAAGACACCTTGACCATCCAAAATTAGAAGCAGGCGACCGCGCCAAAATGAAGATTTTTAGAGTTAATCCAAACAAAGATTTACCCGTTAAGACCATCGAAACTATTCTGCAAGCAGCGTTGGACCTATACAGGACCGGTATAATAAAACTATAA
- a CDS encoding peptide deformylase — protein MKGLQDLLLLGDPRLYEVCAPVVKDELPQVSAWVADLDQVMKEIRHKYHFGRAIAAPQLGIMKRLIYMHIDRPVVYINPELTFLSEEMFELWDDCMSFPHLLVRLKRHKSIKIKYLDAHWMPHEDILEDDLSELLQHEYDHLDGILCTMRAIDDKSFKWRP, from the coding sequence ATGAAAGGCCTCCAGGATTTATTATTACTCGGTGATCCTCGTTTGTACGAAGTGTGTGCGCCTGTAGTAAAAGATGAGCTGCCCCAGGTATCAGCATGGGTTGCCGATCTGGATCAGGTCATGAAAGAGATCAGGCACAAATATCATTTTGGCAGAGCCATAGCTGCTCCTCAGTTAGGCATCATGAAGCGACTGATCTATATGCATATCGATCGACCTGTAGTATATATCAATCCTGAACTGACCTTTTTGAGTGAGGAGATGTTTGAACTTTGGGACGATTGTATGAGCTTTCCCCATCTTTTGGTCAGGTTAAAAAGACATAAATCGATAAAAATAAAATATCTGGATGCACACTGGATGCCCCATGAAGACATACTGGAAGATGACCTATCAGAATTATTACAGCACGAATATGATCATCTTGATGGCATACTCTGTACCATGCGCGCCATTGATGATAAATCGTTTAAATGGAGACCCTGA
- a CDS encoding TonB-dependent receptor, with the protein MKFWYICFALSCCVGLGFSQNQSIEIKGKVVEATSQQPIEFATIMIGSNESKKTITGAISDLDGHFNLITEVKEFYVEISFIGYNTKTINEFKIIDGLVDLGTIALTSNSQMLAEVEVRAEKSQTEFKLDKRVFNVGKDLSTTGASALEVLNNVPSVNVSIEGAISLRGSQGVQILINGKPSVIANEQGKALGTITADMIEKIEVITNPSAKYDAEGTSGIINIILKKEDRKGINGSATLNVGIPQNFSVGLSLNRRTEKFNLFSQLGVGYRSFPRNQESINRDLVNGTAILSEGTEYRNEVPYNFILGTDYHIDRYNVVTLSGSFAYEVEDQPSDINFAFQDASGTVISKWKRKEITTATNPKYQYELQYKHDFKDHKDHTLLFSALGNLFAKDQSSEFANLPVLGNITADRQQTRTDFKEANYTFKLDYNKPFSKKWTLETGAQYVWNDVGNDYAVTNLINEEWLEDPNLTNLFKYNQKVLGAYGTGAYEADKWGLKLGLRLENTDLQTRLATTGEQNNHNYSNLFPSLHTSYKLTEHFSVQAGYSRRIYRPRLWSLNPFFNIRNNYNIRTGNPNLLPEFTDSYELNSIYIFGELSMNLGVYHRYTTDVVESIATFEDNISISKPYNIGTNQATGVEVNAKYSPNKSWSVNGDFNLNYFDRKGVFEATTIDFKGNRWTTKLTNKFKLPAQIEFEITGNLESKYKTVQSELSGILFADLGLRKKIMNGRGVFNLSIRDLFASRFRESETNQTRFYLYSYSLQGRFITAGFSYGFGKGEAMEFSGSRHH; encoded by the coding sequence ATGAAATTCTGGTATATATGCTTTGCTTTGTCGTGTTGTGTCGGCTTAGGCTTTTCACAAAATCAAAGTATCGAAATCAAAGGGAAAGTGGTAGAAGCCACTAGCCAACAACCTATTGAATTTGCCACCATAATGATAGGGAGTAATGAATCCAAAAAGACCATTACAGGTGCCATTTCCGATTTAGATGGCCACTTTAACTTGATTACAGAGGTTAAAGAATTTTATGTAGAAATTAGTTTTATCGGATATAACACCAAAACTATCAATGAATTTAAAATAATCGATGGCCTGGTAGATTTAGGGACTATCGCACTGACTTCGAATAGTCAAATGCTGGCAGAAGTCGAGGTCAGGGCCGAAAAATCCCAAACCGAGTTTAAATTGGACAAACGGGTTTTTAATGTAGGAAAAGATTTGAGCACTACTGGAGCCAGTGCTTTGGAGGTATTAAATAATGTGCCTTCGGTCAATGTAAGTATAGAAGGAGCCATCAGCCTGAGAGGCAGCCAGGGAGTCCAAATCTTGATCAATGGAAAGCCCTCAGTGATCGCCAATGAGCAAGGCAAAGCGCTCGGAACGATTACTGCAGACATGATTGAAAAAATAGAAGTGATCACCAACCCATCTGCCAAATATGATGCTGAAGGCACTTCAGGGATCATCAATATCATACTGAAAAAGGAAGATCGAAAAGGCATCAATGGTTCTGCTACGCTCAATGTAGGAATACCTCAAAATTTCAGTGTCGGCTTAAGCTTGAATCGTCGTACAGAAAAGTTTAACCTTTTTAGCCAATTAGGCGTTGGATATAGATCGTTTCCCAGAAACCAGGAAAGCATCAATCGCGATCTGGTCAATGGCACTGCCATCCTATCTGAAGGAACAGAATATAGAAATGAGGTTCCTTATAATTTTATCCTTGGAACAGACTATCATATCGACCGTTACAATGTAGTTACCCTTTCCGGAAGTTTCGCCTACGAAGTAGAAGATCAACCCTCCGATATAAATTTTGCTTTTCAGGATGCCTCCGGGACTGTTATCAGCAAATGGAAGCGTAAAGAAATCACCACCGCTACCAATCCGAAATATCAATATGAACTACAGTATAAGCATGATTTTAAAGACCATAAGGATCATACTTTGCTTTTTAGTGCCCTGGGAAATTTGTTTGCCAAAGACCAGTCTTCAGAATTCGCCAATCTCCCTGTTTTGGGCAATATTACTGCAGACAGACAACAAACCAGAACCGATTTTAAAGAGGCCAATTATACTTTTAAATTGGATTACAACAAGCCTTTTTCGAAAAAATGGACTTTAGAAACAGGGGCTCAATATGTGTGGAATGATGTGGGCAATGATTACGCGGTGACTAATTTGATCAATGAGGAGTGGCTGGAGGACCCTAACCTGACGAACCTTTTTAAATACAATCAAAAAGTACTCGGAGCTTATGGTACAGGCGCCTACGAAGCAGACAAATGGGGACTAAAGCTGGGACTACGGCTTGAAAATACAGACCTGCAGACCCGGCTTGCTACTACAGGTGAACAAAATAATCACAATTACTCTAATCTTTTTCCAAGTCTTCATACCTCCTATAAATTGACGGAGCACTTCTCTGTGCAAGCAGGATACTCCCGCAGAATTTACAGACCTAGATTATGGAGTTTAAATCCATTTTTTAATATCCGCAATAATTATAATATACGTACCGGCAATCCCAATTTATTGCCAGAATTTACAGACTCATATGAATTAAACAGTATTTACATTTTTGGAGAATTATCGATGAATTTGGGGGTTTACCACCGGTATACCACCGATGTGGTAGAATCAATCGCTACGTTTGAAGACAATATAAGTATTTCTAAGCCTTACAATATTGGTACAAATCAAGCTACCGGTGTAGAGGTTAATGCAAAATACAGTCCGAATAAAAGTTGGTCAGTAAATGGAGACTTTAACTTAAATTACTTTGATCGGAAAGGAGTATTTGAAGCGACTACTATAGATTTTAAAGGAAATAGATGGACTACCAAGCTTACCAACAAATTTAAATTACCGGCTCAAATCGAGTTTGAAATCACCGGTAATCTTGAGTCTAAATATAAAACGGTACAAAGCGAATTATCGGGCATCCTATTTGCTGACCTGGGTTTACGCAAAAAAATAATGAACGGAAGGGGTGTATTTAATTTAAGCATCCGTGATCTTTTCGCTTCTCGATTTAGAGAAAGTGAGACCAATCAAACCCGGTTTTATCTATACAGTTATTCTCTGCAAGGTCGATTTATCACAGCAGGCTTTAGTTATGGATTTGGCAAAGGAGAAGCCATGGAGTTTTCCGGATCGCGGCACCATTAA
- a CDS encoding aquaporin family protein, whose protein sequence is MNVFLAECIGTAILLILGNGVVANVVLKKTFGHQSGWIVITFGWAIAVFAGVMIAAPHSGAHLNPAVTIAMAALGRISWGTAGSYILAQFLGAMIGTTLVYLGYKDHYKATDDRDGKLGTFATGPAISNPISNLITEALGAFVLVFAALHIAAPDYKLGALDALPIALVVLGIGLSLGGPTGYAINPARDLGPRIMHALLPIPDKRDSNWSYSWIPVVGPIAGGLLAALLYSFTKG, encoded by the coding sequence ATGAATGTCTTCTTAGCCGAATGTATAGGCACTGCCATCTTGTTGATCTTGGGTAATGGAGTAGTTGCCAATGTAGTACTGAAAAAAACTTTTGGTCATCAGTCAGGTTGGATCGTCATCACTTTTGGCTGGGCGATAGCCGTATTTGCCGGTGTGATGATCGCCGCTCCGCACAGTGGGGCACATCTCAATCCTGCAGTGACTATCGCTATGGCCGCTTTAGGAAGAATCAGCTGGGGAACTGCAGGCAGTTATATCCTGGCCCAATTTCTAGGCGCCATGATCGGCACTACCCTGGTGTATTTGGGCTATAAAGATCATTATAAAGCTACGGATGATCGTGATGGCAAGTTAGGAACCTTTGCTACCGGGCCGGCTATCTCAAATCCGATATCCAATTTGATCACAGAGGCTTTGGGTGCCTTTGTGTTAGTATTTGCTGCACTTCATATAGCTGCACCAGATTATAAACTGGGTGCCCTGGATGCCTTGCCCATAGCACTGGTAGTCCTGGGTATCGGATTAAGTCTGGGTGGCCCTACGGGATATGCGATCAATCCGGCCAGAGACCTGGGTCCAAGGATCATGCATGCACTCCTCCCTATACCGGATAAGCGCGATAGTAATTGGTCCTACAGTTGGATCCCGGTAGTTGGTCCTATCGCCGGCGGATTGCTGGCTGCATTATTATATAGCTTTACGAAGGGTTGA
- a CDS encoding 4a-hydroxytetrahydrobiopterin dehydratase, with protein sequence MWIEKPDHLYASYQFADFASAFSFMTEVAFACEKHNHHPDWSNVWNRVEIKLSTHSAGNKVTDKDWALAKEIEKIYERRKN encoded by the coding sequence ATGTGGATAGAAAAACCAGATCATCTGTATGCCAGCTACCAGTTTGCAGATTTTGCATCAGCCTTTTCATTTATGACCGAAGTGGCCTTCGCTTGTGAAAAACACAATCACCATCCTGACTGGAGTAATGTATGGAACAGAGTAGAGATAAAACTATCTACCCACTCCGCAGGCAATAAGGTGACGGACAAAGACTGGGCGCTGGCCAAAGAAATTGAAAAAATCTATGAGCGCAGAAAAAACTAA